The region ATCTCTTTAACGCGCTACTGTGAGTTGCGCTCCATCCGCAGGCCACCAGCGTAAAGTTGCGCAGAGAGTATCGTAATTCTTTTAGACACGCCAACGGCGTGTCGGTGTATCAGCCCAGGGCGTTGCCCTCACGGCCATTAAGTTAAGGAACTCTGTTTTCTAACAAACAGTTACCAATTCTGTTACATCGTTCCCACGCTCCGCGTGGGAATGCATCCCGCGACGCTCCTGCGTCGCGTATTGGTGGGGATCACGAACAAGCCGGAAGTCATCGCGCTATATGACCGTGTGGAACGCAATCACCACATGGATGTGCCGTGTTTCGGGACCCGCGACGCGGGAGCGTCGCGGGATGCATTCCCACGCGGAGCGTGGGAACGATGTAACTATTTGTTTAAGAGAGATTCCCTTAACTTAATGGCAGTGAGGGCGTTGCCCTGGGCTGATGTACCGACACGCCGTTGGTGTGTCTAAAGGCCACAGCTCACCTCATCCGCGCAACTTTACGCTGGTGACCCATCCGCAGTGACTGGAAAGAAGTGTATGCATCGCCATTTTGATATTGTCGGCACCTATGTACCGTTGTCCTAGTTTCCTATTCGCCACTGCCACCAGACATGATGCACTCCGAACAGCCTAACGTTGTAGCGACAGACGATGGGCTAAGATTGCCCACCTCGCGCCGGTTAGCATTTCTCTTTAGCTTTGCGGCGTTAATCCTTTTCGTTACTGTCTACCTGATTTTTGATACACAGAAACGCGACATTAGGGCGCACGTCGAACATAATCTGGCGAATATCGCCACACTCAAAGCCGAGCAGATCCGTTTGTGGTTGAAGGAACGCATGGATGATGCGGCTATCTTTACTAACCTGCGCGTTGGTTAGGGGACAAGCAAGTAAAAATAATCTATTATTAGTCCAACCAAAAAATAAGACATGAAATTGCTAAAATTATGAAAAATTCTGATGGACGTTCTCTCGATCACTCTAC is a window of Gammaproteobacteria bacterium DNA encoding:
- a CDS encoding hypothetical protein (Evidence 5 : Unknown function); its protein translation is MHPATLLRRVLVGITNKPEVIALYDRVERNHHMDVPCFGTRDAGASRDAFPRGAWERCNYLFKRDSLNLMAVRALPWADVPTRRWCV
- a CDS encoding hypothetical protein (Evidence 5 : Unknown function) — translated: MHSEQPNVVATDDGLRLPTSRRLAFLFSFAALILFVTVYLIFDTQKRDIRAHVEHNLANIATLKAEQIRLWLKERMDDAAIFTNLRVG